TCAGCCTAGGGTGCCCCTGTAGATTTTGGCGTTTGGGGTTTGGCACGGGATTTATGCTGCGACCCAGAGCGTATTCCAATCGGGCGTGTCGATCAACGCGGCCAATTCCACCAGCGGGCCGACGTGGGCGACCTTCCACTTCGCCCCGGTCTGCTTCAGACGCCGGTTGACGAACTGCGTGATCGACCCTTCCACCAGCCCGCTGCCAATGCTCCGGCCTCGGGCCAGACGAGAGGCATACTCGAGTCGCGTCGCGTGCGGCAGCAGATACGCGGCCAGACCGATCAGCGGTTCGCCATCCGCCCCCGCCGGCAACTCGCCGAACCGATCCGCGATCCACGTTTCGATCCCGACCTTGCCCTGGCCCAGCAACGCCCGCCGGCCGGTGGCGATCCGCTCGGCCGCGGCCGACGGCTCGGTCCCGATCGCCTTCACCGCGTCCGCCACATGCGCGATGGCGTGGAAGGCATCCAGGACCCCGGCCGCCTGGGGGACGACGGCCGCGCTCAGATTCCAGATCCACTCGGCCCCGTCGCCCAGGACCGTGAGGTCGGCGGCGGTCGTGACATTCAGTCGATCCGACTCGGCCCGCACCCGTCCGGCGAACGCACTCGCTTCTTCAATCGCGGCGACCACCGCGCGGACCGACGGGGTAGGAAGTGTTCGGTCCTTCCACTGGTCCAACCCCACCGGTGGCCCCGCTTTCCGCCGGCAAAAGACGGCCAGTTTGACGTCCCGCCAGCCCGTGTCGGTGTTGACCTTACCGGCGTCGATGGCGACTTCGAGGTCGCCGGGTGCCCGGGCCATACGTTCGTCGTCGGTCCGCGTCTCGCGGTGGGCCGTGGCGCGACGGGCGGCCGCGTGCGTGAGCTGGCGGATGACCTCGTCGTCGAGGTGCCAACCGCACAATTCCCGCAGGGTTTGCTGAGCGTGGGCGAACGAATCCCGGGTGCCGGCGAACACGGCCATGCGCTCGGCGGCCGGGCTCACGTACCCGTCGATGCCGAGGGTGTCGTCGGCGAGGAAGTGTCCGCCATCGGCCGTGGTGGTGTACTGCCGACCGAAGCGGAGGGTGCCGAGGGCGGTCAAAATCCAACGGGTGTGCCGCCCCTTGCGGCGGTGGCCGGGAACTTTTTTTTCGCGTCGGTCGTGTCGGCCCGGGTCTGGAGGGCGGCCGCCAGGGTCTCGCGGAGGAGTTGCCGCCCGCCGCTCAGGGCGAGTTGCTCGCAGACCGCGAGGACGGTCCCGTGTTCGGCGGTTTGCGCCAGTTGGTTCAGGTTCTGGACGTAGGCGATTGCCTGTTCCAGAGCCATCCGTTCCGCATCCGTCTGGTACTCGATCGTGAGCGTCGGCATCCTTGCCTCCGAAAACGAGAACTGGGGCAAGACTTATACCAGAAACCGCCCGCCAAAATCTACAGCGGCACCCCGTTTCACAAATAACGTCGTGGTTAGTACTACAGCGCAGGATATTATCCACTAGCCAACGAGGGACGTAAGTCGGCTCCGGCGCGTCGTTTTCGATGGCTGACGGCCGCCCGCCGATTCCTCTCTTGTCGCCAGTGGGACCACCTCAGGATCTCCGCCGCGTTCCATTCCCGAACGTCCAACAGGTGCATGAGGAGAGCCCGCACTTCGGGAACGGTCATCTGGGGCTCTTTTTTCCCCCAACCGGTGTTTCTGTAACACCAGGAAGGCCAGAGCCAACATCGACAGGGCCGTGTGGTGATGCCATCCCACCCACCCCCGCGTCTCATACTCGTCGAGTCCGCACTCCCCTTTACCGATCTGGAAATCTTCCTCGATGGTCCAACGACGTCCACGAATTTCGGCGAGTTTCTCCCGCCCGACATCCGCGGGGGCATTGGACCGGTGGTACGTGACCGCCGGTTCCTGGCTCAGGGATCGCCGCGCTAACAGTCGCTCGGGTGATCCCGGGCGTTCGTCCTCACGAAACCAGACCGTCACCTCGGCGTACTCGTACACCCGTGGTCCTTTGGTCCCGTCCCCGACCACCACCCGGTGCCAGGCGGTTGCGGGTAAGTGGGCGATCACCTCGTCCACCCGGCGACGTTCGCCAACGATCCGGGGCTGGGTCGGCCGCCGACCCCTTGACGGCTTCGGTCGTTGGTCGGCCGGAATC
This portion of the Fimbriiglobus ruber genome encodes:
- a CDS encoding ISKra4 family transposase; the protein is MTALGTLRFGRQYTTTADGGHFLADDTLGIDGYVSPAAERMAVFAGTRDSFAHAQQTLRELCGWHLDDEVIRQLTHAAARRATAHRETRTDDERMARAPGDLEVAIDAGKVNTDTGWRDVKLAVFCRRKAGPPVGLDQWKDRTLPTPSVRAVVAAIEEASAFAGRVRAESDRLNVTTAADLTVLGDGAEWIWNLSAAVVPQAAGVLDAFHAIAHVADAVKAIGTEPSAAAERIATGRRALLGQGKVGIETWIADRFGELPAGADGEPLIGLAAYLLPHATRLEYASRLARGRSIGSGLVEGSITQFVNRRLKQTGAKWKVAHVGPLVELAALIDTPDWNTLWVAA